CAATGTCTTGTTTTGTTAAATTCTTCATATGATTTCTTTGTCTGTAGATGTATTTCCATTGATCATATTTGTTTGAGTGGCACCATCTTCTCATCAGCAGGGGTATCCACATGTTTGGCATTGAGGATGGATCTCAGCAGCGCCTTAGTATAGTTTGGCAACAATCCGTGCCCAGTTAAACCGTTTCAGACTGGCAGTTCATGCTCTTGAGATATATAGTATTTCTGCTTCTGCAATATTTCAGTTATATCTATCAAGTATCATGTGAAGTGATACTAAAACTATGCCTTGAACTGCTACCTATGATAGTTGAACTATCATGCTGTATTTTGGCTGAAAATTTGTGCAAAACTTTGTATATAAGTTCCTGTAACTGCATGAACTACAAAGCACATTTGTTCAGGCAAGGCTGTGTTTTAAAGTTCAGGTTATATTTGACACATTTGTTGCCAACCTCTTGCATGTGGAAATTTCTGCCTCTAATACATCATTCAAATTTTGATTGCTCCCTTCTGATATATCTAATGTGTTATATAAATCTATCCTTCAGTTGAAGGCCTGCAACATTCGGATCCTTCATATTTGTTTGTGGTCACATACTCACATGATCTATTTGTTAATGCTTTTTTATTAGACTCTACTCGCTGTGTATTCTTATGAACAACTATCCTGGTTTCTAATCTAGGACGTTGGGTTTTGATCCAGTGGTTGCAAATTCGAGTGTTGGTTTGCTCTGAAACACTCGAATTTTCCTGCTCCATCAATCGTGTGATTTGACTAGAACGGGTGACCGGATGGTTCAAAACACTCGAGTTTGGCATAGACAGTTCCGTCGTTTCTGATGATGAATCCAACCGCACACTACGGTCTCCGTGTTCTGAATTCTGATACAACAAAGCTATGAAACAAGTTCTGTATCAAACTCCGTTTCCTTGTATGTAAATAAATGCACTTCTGCTGATCCTATACTTGTACGGAACACCGTCTCCTAGCTAGCCTTCAAACAGGTCCGACAGctgctgctccagctcctccgcGGAGCGCCCGACGGCAACGTCAACCTCCGGGTGGACCTCCAAGTGCCGGCGATACGCCGGCACGACGGTCGCCGACACGGTTTTCCGGAGAATACCTCGCAGCACGGGGTTGGGCACCTTCCAGCACTTCTGAGCGCTGCAGGCGTTCTCCAGCGCCGAGTAGAACGCGCTCAGCCGGTTGGTCGTCCGGCGGCGGAGGACGGCGGACGGCTTCGTGCCGCCGGCGTCGTCCAAGCGCGCCACGATGGGCGCCCAGGACGCGTCCATGTAGCCCTTGATGTACCCAGCCATGCGCTCCTCGCGGGCGCGGACCCATCCCGGCGGCAGGAACAGCTTGAGGTCggagcgcacggcgcggcggacGATAGCGAACGTGTTGTTGAGCATGAACACCTGCCGCAGCCCCGGGAACGCGAGCGCGGTGGACTTCTCCTCGATCACAGCCTCCAGGCACGAGACCAGCTCCGTCACCAGGCCGAAGCCGCCCTCGGCGCCCGGCgcgagaggcggcggcgcatcttcgccgtcgccgctgccgccgagGACGAAGCAGAGCGAGATGCGGTTGCGCAGCATGCAGCGGAAGTAGCCCATCCAGAAGCCGACGCACGGGTGCACCTCGCCGCCCTGCGGCATCCGCCACGGGTAGTGCGAGCGAACGAACGCCCTGAGGTCGCGGCAGCAGCTCCGCGCCGCGTCCACCAGCGCGGCGAGCGTGCCCCCGGCGGCAGCCGAGACGGGGTGGGAGGGACCCCAGGAGAACATCCTCCCCAGAACGGGGAACGCCTCCGAGACCGGGACGTACACGTCGAGCGCCGCGAGCAGCTTCGACGGGGAGCTCTCGAGCGCGGCGACGGCCCGGGCCAGCCTgagcatcgcgccggcgctcGCTGCCGCGAGCTCCCCCAGGGCCTCCACCTGCTTGACAGTGAGC
The genomic region above belongs to Panicum hallii strain FIL2 chromosome 4, PHallii_v3.1, whole genome shotgun sequence and contains:
- the LOC112890049 gene encoding exocyst complex component EXO70A1-like; this translates as MYPCLSIEDAQFGGYDSSSSGSSSPVSSRSGPSESDGSSSSNADEFCPDPYPSETDSPSSSSSFVRDRMDRTNLLTEASACVLDDIDRHRQRMLALLPAFSSPAGAGARAESLSRWLSGFCVGWVLDMDASGSRGGAERLPRREVGRRVRAWAQALGTMERVFRLRHRELTVKQVEALGELAAASAGAMLRLARAVAALESSPSKLLAALDVYVPVSEAFPVLGRMFSWGPSHPVSAAAGGTLAALVDAARSCCRDLRAFVRSHYPWRMPQGGEVHPCVGFWMGYFRCMLRNRISLCFVLGGSGDGEDAPPPLAPGAEGGFGLVTELVSCLEAVIEEKSTALAFPGLRQVFMLNNTFAIVRRAVRSDLKLFLPPGWVRAREERMAGYIKGYMDASWAPIVARLDDAGGTKPSAVLRRRTTNRLSAFYSALENACSAQKCWKVPNPVLRGILRKTVSATVVPAYRRHLEVHPEVDVAVGRSAEELEQQLSDLFEG